In bacterium YEK0313, one genomic interval encodes:
- a CDS encoding hemolysin-III related, which yields MTLDDGRPIGLAWAYDRYELVADGVVHVVGAVFAVAAAAVLITLALVYLPSAAVASLSVYALALMAVIGCSAAYNMWPISRTKWLLRRFDHAAIYLMIAGTYTPFMIRLGTPLSYAVLGGVWAVAVGGAAIKLAAPGRFDRLAVGLYLALGWSGLVIADEVVARLPVSATGLLVTGGLLYSVGVVFHAWRGLRFQNAIWHAFVLAAAACQYAAVVSGVVLAA from the coding sequence ATGACCCTGGACGACGGCCGGCCGATCGGGCTTGCCTGGGCCTATGACCGGTACGAGCTGGTCGCGGACGGCGTGGTGCACGTTGTCGGCGCGGTCTTCGCCGTGGCCGCCGCCGCCGTGCTCATCACCCTCGCGCTCGTCTATCTGCCGTCGGCCGCCGTGGCGTCGCTGTCGGTCTATGCGCTTGCGCTGATGGCCGTCATCGGCTGCTCGGCGGCCTATAATATGTGGCCGATCTCACGCACCAAGTGGCTTCTGCGGCGGTTCGACCATGCGGCGATCTATCTGATGATCGCCGGCACCTACACGCCGTTCATGATCCGGCTGGGCACGCCGCTCAGCTATGCCGTGCTCGGCGGCGTCTGGGCGGTGGCGGTCGGCGGCGCGGCGATCAAGCTCGCCGCGCCCGGCCGGTTCGACCGCCTGGCCGTCGGGCTCTATCTCGCTCTCGGCTGGAGCGGCCTCGTGATCGCCGACGAGGTGGTGGCGAGGCTGCCCGTCTCGGCGACCGGCCTGCTCGTCACCGGCGGACTGCTCTATTCCGTCGGCGTCGTCTTCCACGCCTGGCGCGGCCTGCGCTTCCAGAACGCCATCTGGCACGCCTTCGTTCTGGCGGCGGCGGCCTGCCAATATGCCGCCGTCGTCAGCGGGGTCGTGCTCGCGGCGTGA
- the csiR_3 gene encoding HTH-type transcriptional repressor CsiR: MTTAMAGPSRARGAKRTVERTGDPGIGTLAELAYLRLRRDILGGMLAPGAPLRPAELGRRYALGLSPLREALMRLGVEGLVTAEGQKGFKVAAASRAELKDLFIARRHMETLCLGEAIAHGDAAWEAAIVASFHLLALTPLPRHGGEPEAVDLWEARHKAFHDSLVAACPSAWLRQFHRQTFDLGERYRRLRMFRGAAAVPAPEAVAAEHRAIMDAALARDAETACRLMADHVTRTEQAAEGLWAESEAPGGVVLVAAVPARPRRATGA, translated from the coding sequence GTGACGACCGCGATGGCCGGCCCATCGAGGGCGCGGGGCGCGAAGCGCACCGTGGAACGGACGGGCGATCCGGGCATCGGCACGCTTGCCGAACTCGCCTATCTCAGGCTGAGGCGCGACATTCTCGGCGGGATGCTCGCTCCAGGCGCGCCGCTGCGCCCGGCCGAACTCGGCCGGCGCTATGCGCTCGGGCTCAGCCCGCTGCGCGAGGCGCTGATGCGCCTCGGCGTCGAGGGGCTGGTGACGGCCGAAGGCCAGAAGGGCTTCAAGGTCGCGGCGGCGAGCCGGGCCGAGCTCAAGGACCTGTTCATCGCCCGGCGCCACATGGAGACCCTCTGCCTCGGCGAGGCCATCGCCCATGGCGATGCCGCCTGGGAGGCGGCGATCGTCGCAAGCTTCCATCTCCTGGCCCTCACGCCACTGCCGCGCCATGGCGGCGAGCCGGAGGCGGTCGATCTCTGGGAGGCGAGGCACAAGGCTTTCCACGACAGCCTCGTGGCGGCCTGTCCTTCCGCCTGGCTGCGCCAGTTCCACCGGCAGACCTTCGACCTTGGCGAGCGTTACCGGCGCCTCAGAATGTTTCGCGGCGCCGCGGCGGTCCCCGCCCCCGAGGCGGTGGCGGCCGAGCACCGGGCGATCATGGATGCCGCGCTGGCCCGCGACGCCGAGACAGCCTGCCGGCTGATGGCCGACCATGTGACGCGCACCGAACAGGCGGCCGAGGGGCTCTGGGCCGAGTCGGAAGCGCCCGGCGGCGTGGTCCTGGTCGCGGCCGTGCCGGCGAGGCCGCGCCGCGCGACCGGCGCCTGA
- a CDS encoding N-formylglutamate amidohydrolase — protein MTSAMAPALAPEDEPEVVTVLNAAGTSSVVLVCEHASNFIPASYDGLGLSAADRQRHIAWDIGAAGVTRALSGLIDAPAFLAGWSRLLIDGNRPIGAPSSIPETSEATVIPGNRGLDAAERERRADRFFRPFHDRLSAFLDARRAAGKDTWLVAIHSFTPVFLGVARPWHAGILYGHSRDWGARLVAAFDSPDRPVAANEPYMIEAESDYLAPVHGEARGLPTVLFEIRQDLVATAAAEQDWARAIAALLTAVPPR, from the coding sequence ATGACGTCCGCAATGGCTCCGGCGCTCGCGCCGGAGGATGAGCCCGAGGTCGTGACCGTGCTCAATGCGGCCGGCACCTCGTCGGTGGTGCTGGTCTGCGAGCACGCCTCGAACTTCATCCCCGCCAGCTATGACGGGCTCGGCCTCTCCGCGGCCGACCGGCAGCGCCACATCGCCTGGGACATCGGTGCGGCGGGCGTCACCCGCGCTCTCTCCGGCCTCATCGACGCGCCGGCCTTCCTCGCCGGCTGGTCGCGCCTGCTGATCGACGGCAACCGGCCGATCGGCGCGCCGAGCAGCATTCCGGAAACGAGCGAGGCGACCGTCATTCCCGGCAATCGCGGCCTCGACGCCGCCGAGCGCGAGCGGCGGGCCGATCGCTTCTTCCGGCCGTTCCACGACCGGCTCTCCGCCTTCCTCGATGCCCGGCGCGCCGCCGGCAAGGACACCTGGCTGGTCGCGATCCATTCCTTCACGCCGGTCTTTCTCGGCGTCGCCAGGCCCTGGCACGCCGGCATCCTCTACGGCCATTCGCGGGACTGGGGCGCGCGGCTGGTGGCGGCTTTCGACAGTCCCGATCGGCCGGTGGCGGCCAACGAACCCTATATGATCGAGGCCGAGAGCGACTATCTCGCGCCGGTCCATGGCGAAGCGCGCGGCCTGCCGACCGTCCTGTTCGAGATCCGCCAGGACCTGGTGGCGACCGCCGCGGCCGAGCAGGACTGGGCACGGGCGATCGCCGCCCTGCTCACGGCAGTGCCGCCGCGCTGA
- the lrp_8 gene encoding Leucine-responsive regulatory protein, producing MGWLGKIFDEIDRRLVALLQSNARQSTVELARRLGVARSTVHDRIRRLEKAGAILGYQVVLARDVTGASAQSIVLLSISQKQQRSVIEALGRLPEIKLCHTVSGEYDLFLLIETPQLEDLDAVIDEVTSIAGVTRSQSFILLAKKFDRMTDRGPLAQPGGSAAVRAAD from the coding sequence ATGGGCTGGCTCGGCAAGATCTTCGACGAAATCGACCGGCGGCTGGTCGCGCTGCTGCAGTCGAATGCCCGGCAATCGACGGTCGAGCTCGCCAGGCGCCTCGGGGTGGCACGCTCGACCGTGCACGACCGCATCCGCCGGCTGGAAAAGGCCGGGGCGATCCTCGGCTATCAGGTGGTGCTCGCCCGCGACGTCACCGGCGCCAGCGCCCAGTCGATCGTGCTGCTCTCCATTTCGCAGAAGCAGCAGCGCAGCGTGATCGAGGCGCTCGGCCGCCTGCCCGAGATCAAGCTCTGCCATACGGTGAGCGGCGAATACGACCTGTTCCTGCTGATCGAGACGCCGCAGCTTGAAGATCTCGACGCGGTGATCGACGAGGTCACCTCGATCGCCGGCGTGACGCGCTCGCAGTCCTTCATCCTGCTCGCCAAGAAGTTCGACCGGATGACCGATCGCGGGCCATTGGCGCAACCGGGCGGGTCCGCGGCGGTGCGGGCAGCGGATTAG
- the pgdA_3 gene encoding Peptidoglycan deacetylase, which yields MHDMSVTWPNGARCAVMLTFDFDAETLWTSRDPENANRPGVLSQGRYGAKVGVPKILDTLEEEGLKGTFFVPGWTAENHTDRVEMILKGGHEVGHHSYSHRWVSDDPAAEVEEIEKGLEALKRTVGVVPKGYRSPAGEVSSGLFKLLQKHNFLYNSSLMDDINPYRHVLPDGSKGPVELPWHWSLDDAPYALFSVKNPRPIFTNEHMLQVFKEEFREIYRWGGLFDIIFHPQIVGRPSRIALLRELIAFIRTFPGVWFATGTEVAEAWVAQYEAS from the coding sequence ATGCACGACATGAGCGTGACCTGGCCGAACGGCGCCCGCTGCGCGGTGATGCTGACCTTCGATTTCGACGCCGAGACGCTGTGGACCTCGCGCGATCCCGAGAATGCCAACCGGCCGGGCGTGCTGAGCCAGGGCCGCTACGGCGCCAAGGTGGGCGTGCCGAAGATCCTCGACACGCTGGAGGAGGAAGGTCTCAAGGGCACGTTCTTCGTGCCGGGCTGGACCGCCGAGAACCATACCGACCGCGTCGAGATGATCCTGAAGGGCGGCCACGAGGTCGGCCATCACAGCTATTCGCATCGCTGGGTGAGCGATGATCCGGCCGCCGAGGTCGAGGAGATCGAGAAGGGGCTCGAAGCCCTGAAGCGCACCGTCGGCGTCGTGCCGAAGGGCTATCGCTCGCCGGCCGGCGAGGTCAGCAGCGGCCTGTTCAAGCTGCTGCAGAAGCACAATTTCCTCTACAATTCCTCGCTGATGGACGACATCAATCCCTATCGCCACGTCCTGCCCGACGGCTCCAAGGGGCCGGTCGAGCTGCCCTGGCACTGGAGCCTCGACGACGCACCCTATGCCCTGTTCTCGGTGAAGAACCCACGGCCGATCTTCACCAACGAACACATGCTCCAGGTGTTCAAGGAGGAGTTCCGCGAGATCTACCGCTGGGGCGGGCTGTTCGACATCATCTTCCACCCGCAGATCGTCGGCCGGCCGAGCCGCATCGCGCTGCTGCGCGAGCTCATCGCCTTCATCCGCACCTTCCCGGGCGTCTGGTTCGCCACCGGCACCGAGGTCGCCGAGGCCTGGGTTGCGCAATACGAGGCGTCCTGA
- the kynA gene encoding Tryptophan 2,3-dioxygenase yields the protein MSTRQKHDPKADGLKGAHLDFAHEMGYGDYLELDTLLSAQNLRSDKHDEMLFIIQHQTSELWIRLLLHELTAARDCIRRDELDPSFKMLARVSRVMDQLVSAWTVLSTLTPSEYTEFRGVLGRSSGFQSHQYRVLEFLLGNKNPVLARPHAHHPVRNAEVMAALEAPSIYDESLRLVARRGFAIDAAVTGRDWREPYRANASVLEAWRQIYAAPKAHWDLYQLAEKLVDIEDSFRQWRYRHVTTVQRIIGFKQGTGGTSGVGYLQSVLQLELFPELWQVRTYL from the coding sequence GTGAGCACGCGGCAGAAGCACGACCCGAAGGCGGACGGTCTGAAGGGCGCCCATCTCGATTTCGCCCATGAGATGGGATACGGCGACTATCTGGAGCTCGACACGCTGCTCTCGGCGCAGAACCTGCGCTCGGACAAGCATGACGAGATGCTGTTCATCATCCAGCATCAGACGAGCGAATTGTGGATCCGCCTGCTGCTCCACGAACTGACGGCTGCGCGCGACTGCATCCGGCGTGACGAGCTCGATCCCTCGTTCAAGATGCTCGCCCGCGTCTCGCGCGTGATGGACCAGCTCGTCTCGGCCTGGACCGTGCTGTCGACGCTCACCCCCAGCGAATATACCGAGTTCCGCGGCGTGCTCGGCCGCTCCTCGGGCTTCCAGTCGCATCAGTACCGCGTGCTGGAATTCCTGCTCGGCAACAAGAACCCGGTCCTCGCCCGGCCGCATGCCCATCATCCCGTCCGCAATGCCGAGGTCATGGCCGCGCTCGAAGCGCCCTCGATCTATGACGAAAGCCTCAGGCTCGTCGCGCGCCGGGGTTTTGCCATCGACGCCGCCGTGACCGGGCGCGACTGGCGCGAGCCCTACCGGGCCAATGCCTCGGTGCTCGAGGCCTGGCGCCAGATCTATGCCGCGCCCAAGGCCCATTGGGACCTCTATCAGCTCGCCGAAAAGCTGGTCGATATCGAGGACAGTTTCCGCCAGTGGCGCTACCGGCACGTCACCACGGTGCAGCGCATCATCGGCTTCAAGCAGGGCACCGGCGGCACCAGCGGCGTCGGCTACCTGCAGAGCGTGCTCCAGCTCGAGCTGTTTCCCGAGCTCTGGCAGGTCAGGACCTATCTGTGA
- the cpnA_2 gene encoding Cyclopentanol dehydrogenase produces the protein MPDTTRFAGKAAIVTGAARGIGAATACRLAADGAKVLLVDVIDEVGATAAAIGARALVLDITARDAGERMAAAALEAFGRIDILVNNAGIGGSRRLAESDDPLIDRIIDTNLNAMLRVTRAIVPHLPRPGGRIVNVSSIFGLVGYPGTTAYAVAKAGVAHFTRQLAGELAPEGILVNAVAPGVVETPMTAARLKDPHYIRLQVQPTPVGRVGTPEEQASVIAFLASDDASFVAGAVIPVDGGYTAARHTPPES, from the coding sequence TTGCCTGACACGACCCGCTTCGCCGGCAAGGCCGCCATCGTCACCGGCGCGGCGCGCGGCATCGGCGCCGCCACCGCCTGCCGTCTCGCCGCCGACGGCGCCAAGGTTCTCCTGGTCGACGTCATTGACGAGGTCGGGGCGACGGCCGCGGCGATCGGCGCGCGGGCACTGGTGCTCGACATCACCGCGCGCGACGCCGGCGAGCGCATGGCGGCCGCGGCGCTCGAGGCCTTCGGCCGCATCGACATCCTCGTCAACAATGCCGGCATTGGCGGTTCGCGGCGGCTCGCCGAATCCGACGATCCGCTGATCGACCGCATCATCGACACCAATCTCAACGCCATGCTGCGGGTGACGCGGGCGATCGTGCCGCACCTGCCGCGGCCGGGCGGGCGGATCGTCAACGTTTCCTCGATCTTCGGCCTCGTCGGCTATCCCGGCACGACGGCCTATGCGGTGGCGAAGGCTGGCGTCGCCCATTTCACCCGCCAGCTCGCCGGCGAGCTGGCGCCCGAGGGCATTCTCGTCAATGCCGTCGCGCCCGGCGTCGTCGAGACGCCGATGACCGCCGCGCGGCTCAAGGACCCGCACTATATCCGGCTGCAGGTGCAGCCGACGCCGGTCGGCCGCGTCGGCACGCCGGAGGAGCAGGCGTCCGTCATCGCCTTTCTCGCCTCCGACGATGCGTCCTTCGTGGCCGGCGCCGTCATTCCCGTCGACGGCGGCTACACGGCGGCGCGCCATACGCCGCCCGAATCCTGA
- the puuR_3 gene encoding HTH-type transcriptional regulator PuuR, translated as MLSETLETAFAIMSSVDLGNRLRYVRIANNLSQRELAKRAGVTNSTISLIESNSTNPSVGALKRILDGIPIGLAEFFAIEPDRRAKAFYSADELTEIGKGPVSFRQVGDNLFGRALQILKERYEPGAGTGQIPLVHDGEEGGIILSGHLEVTVDDERKILGPGDAYYFESRRPHRFRCVGPIACELVSACTPPTF; from the coding sequence GTGCTATCGGAAACACTCGAAACGGCTTTCGCGATCATGTCGTCGGTCGACCTCGGCAACCGCCTGCGTTACGTCCGCATTGCCAACAATCTGTCGCAGCGCGAGCTCGCCAAGCGCGCCGGCGTCACCAATTCGACGATTTCGCTGATCGAATCCAACAGCACCAATCCTTCCGTCGGGGCGCTGAAGCGCATTCTCGACGGCATCCCGATCGGCCTTGCCGAGTTCTTCGCCATCGAGCCGGACCGCCGCGCCAAGGCCTTCTACAGCGCCGACGAATTGACCGAGATCGGCAAGGGGCCGGTGTCCTTTCGCCAGGTCGGCGACAACCTGTTCGGACGCGCGCTGCAGATCCTGAAGGAACGCTACGAGCCGGGCGCCGGCACCGGCCAGATCCCTCTGGTCCATGACGGCGAGGAGGGCGGCATCATCCTGTCGGGCCATCTGGAAGTGACCGTCGACGACGAACGCAAGATCTTGGGTCCCGGCGATGCCTATTATTTCGAGAGCCGGCGGCCGCACCGGTTCCGCTGTGTCGGCCCGATCGCCTGCGAGCTGGTCAGCGCCTGTACGCCGCCGACGTTTTGA
- a CDS encoding Omega-amino acid--pyruvate aminotransferase codes for MNAHTPTNSTSLANYWMPFTANRQFKAAARLLASAEGMNYTSIDGRTVRDGTAGLWCVNAGHGRRRITAAVERQLATLDFAPSFQMGHPVAFDFAEQLARVAPGGPAAQLDRVFFTGSGSESVDTALKIALAYQRAIGQGTRTRLIGRERGYHGVGFGGISVGGIVSNRRVFPQLPGSDHLRHTHDLARNAYSRGQPEHGAELADDLERLVALHGAETIAAVIVEPVAGSTGVLIPPKGYLERLRAICDRHGILLIFDEVITGFGRLGAPFAVDYFGVVPDLVTTAKGLTNGAIPMGAVFASRKVHDALMTGPEGQIELFHGYTYSGHPAACAAGLATLEIYREEGLLTRGAALARAWEDAIHGLKGLPHVIDIRTIGIIAGIELDARPDGAGKRAYDVFVDCFEKGLLIRVTGDIIALSPPLILDEDDIAGIVDVLGAALKRAA; via the coding sequence ATGAACGCCCATACGCCGACCAACAGCACGAGCCTTGCCAATTACTGGATGCCGTTCACCGCCAACCGGCAGTTCAAGGCGGCGGCGCGCCTGCTCGCCTCGGCCGAAGGCATGAACTACACGAGCATCGACGGTCGCACCGTGCGCGACGGCACCGCCGGCCTCTGGTGCGTCAATGCCGGCCACGGCCGCCGGCGCATCACCGCCGCCGTCGAGCGCCAGCTCGCCACCCTCGATTTCGCGCCATCGTTCCAGATGGGCCATCCGGTCGCCTTCGACTTCGCCGAGCAGCTCGCCCGCGTCGCCCCGGGCGGGCCGGCCGCCCAGCTCGACCGGGTGTTCTTCACCGGCTCGGGCTCGGAATCGGTCGACACCGCGCTGAAGATCGCCCTCGCCTACCAGCGCGCCATCGGCCAGGGCACGCGGACGCGCCTCATCGGCCGCGAGCGCGGCTATCACGGCGTCGGCTTCGGCGGCATCTCGGTCGGCGGCATCGTGTCGAACCGCCGCGTCTTCCCGCAGCTGCCGGGCTCGGATCATCTGCGCCATACCCACGACCTCGCCCGCAACGCCTATTCCAGGGGACAACCGGAGCACGGCGCCGAGCTTGCCGACGACCTCGAGCGCCTGGTCGCGCTGCATGGCGCCGAGACGATCGCGGCGGTCATCGTCGAACCGGTGGCCGGCTCGACCGGCGTGCTGATCCCGCCGAAGGGCTATCTCGAGCGCCTGCGCGCGATCTGCGACCGGCACGGAATCCTCCTCATCTTCGACGAGGTCATTACCGGTTTCGGCCGGCTCGGCGCGCCCTTCGCGGTCGATTATTTCGGCGTCGTGCCCGACCTCGTCACGACCGCCAAGGGCCTGACCAACGGCGCCATCCCGATGGGCGCGGTCTTTGCGAGCCGCAAGGTGCACGATGCGCTCATGACCGGTCCCGAGGGCCAGATCGAGCTGTTCCACGGCTATACCTATTCGGGCCACCCGGCCGCCTGCGCCGCCGGCCTTGCGACGCTGGAGATCTATCGGGAGGAAGGGTTGCTCACCCGTGGCGCCGCGCTCGCCAGGGCCTGGGAGGATGCGATCCACGGCCTGAAGGGCCTGCCGCATGTGATCGACATCAGGACGATCGGCATCATTGCCGGCATCGAGCTGGACGCGCGGCCGGACGGCGCCGGCAAGCGTGCCTATGACGTCTTCGTCGACTGTTTCGAGAAGGGCCTGTTGATCCGCGTCACCGGCGACATCATCGCCCTGTCGCCGCCCCTGATCCTGGACGAGGACGACATTGCCGGGATTGTGGATGTTCTCGGCGCGGCGCTGAAGCGGGCGGCCTGA
- the lysDH_2 gene encoding Lysine 6-dehydrogenase: MKHVVVIGAGKIGATISDNLAATGDYRVTLADRLVPVGPERPGAPVERVQLDVADRAGLQALLAGKFAVMSAAPFHLTTAIAEAAAASGLHYLDLTEDVASTRRVKELAASAGTAFIPQCGLAPGAVSIIAADMARRFDRLDSIRLRVGALPRFPANGLGYSLTWSTDGVINEYCEPCEAIVDGALRQVPPLEEREEFTFDGVAYEAFNTSGGLGTLCETYAGRVRELNYRTIRYPGHAAVMKLLLRDLRLSERRGLMKDILEGALPSTLQDVVVIIVTVAGYRDGRLVQESYANRIGGDGRLSAIQLTTAAGICAVLDLLGQGRLPQHGFVRQEDVDLAAFLGNRFGRVYAPDDRSIRQAPMIPLAAE; this comes from the coding sequence ATGAAACATGTCGTCGTCATCGGGGCCGGCAAGATCGGCGCGACCATTTCCGACAATCTCGCCGCGACCGGCGATTATCGCGTGACGCTCGCCGACCGGCTGGTGCCCGTCGGGCCGGAGCGGCCGGGCGCGCCGGTCGAGCGTGTCCAGCTCGACGTTGCCGATCGCGCCGGCCTTCAGGCGCTGCTGGCGGGCAAATTCGCTGTCATGAGCGCGGCGCCGTTCCATCTCACCACCGCGATCGCCGAGGCCGCCGCCGCAAGCGGCCTTCATTATCTCGACCTGACCGAGGACGTCGCCAGCACCCGCCGGGTCAAGGAGCTCGCCGCTTCCGCCGGCACGGCCTTCATCCCCCAATGCGGCCTTGCGCCCGGCGCGGTCTCGATCATCGCCGCCGACATGGCGCGCCGGTTCGACCGGCTTGACAGCATCCGCCTGCGGGTCGGCGCACTGCCCCGCTTTCCGGCCAACGGGCTCGGCTACAGCCTGACCTGGAGCACGGACGGCGTCATCAACGAATATTGCGAGCCGTGCGAAGCGATCGTCGATGGCGCCCTGCGCCAGGTGCCGCCGCTGGAGGAGCGCGAGGAGTTCACCTTCGACGGCGTCGCCTACGAGGCGTTCAACACTTCGGGCGGCCTCGGCACGCTGTGCGAGACCTATGCCGGCCGCGTGCGCGAGCTGAACTATCGGACCATTCGCTACCCCGGCCATGCCGCGGTGATGAAGCTCCTGCTGCGCGACTTGAGGCTCAGCGAGCGGCGCGGCCTGATGAAGGACATCCTGGAGGGGGCCTTGCCCTCGACGCTGCAGGACGTGGTGGTGATCATCGTCACGGTCGCCGGCTATCGCGACGGGCGGCTCGTCCAGGAGAGCTATGCCAACCGCATCGGCGGCGACGGCCGGCTGAGCGCCATCCAGCTCACCACGGCGGCGGGGATCTGCGCCGTGCTCGACCTGCTCGGCCAGGGCCGCCTGCCGCAACACGGCTTCGTCCGCCAGGAGGACGTCGATCTCGCCGCCTTCCTCGGCAACCGCTTTGGCCGCGTCTACGCTCCCGACGATCGGTCGATCCGCCAGGCGCCGATGATCCCGCTCGCTGCGGAATAG
- the xecE gene encoding 2-(S)-hydroxypropyl-CoM dehydrogenase produces MSDRFTGRVACVTGAAGGLGRATAAMLGREGARLILFDRDAEGLAETAALCPGAVTVVGDAASAADVARAAATARAQLGPVELLAVAAGIVGPARIAIDVEEADFDRVFAVNVKGSWLAAKHFIPHMREIGRGSVVLFSSTAGLVGSPRLSVYSASKGAVTLLTRSLARNHAAENIRVNCVCPGTIDTAMAYAPIAQAGDAAAQAEAEAFQKAQHPMNRFGTADEVAAAVAYLLSDAAGFTTGVALPVDGGRVA; encoded by the coding sequence ATGAGTGATCGCTTCACCGGCCGCGTCGCCTGCGTCACCGGAGCGGCGGGCGGCCTCGGCCGGGCGACCGCCGCCATGCTCGGCCGCGAGGGCGCCCGCCTCATCCTGTTCGATCGCGACGCCGAGGGACTCGCCGAAACCGCCGCGCTCTGCCCGGGCGCGGTCACGGTCGTCGGCGATGCGGCCTCGGCCGCCGACGTCGCCCGCGCCGCGGCGACCGCCCGCGCCCAGCTCGGTCCGGTCGAGCTGCTCGCCGTCGCCGCCGGCATTGTCGGCCCGGCGCGCATCGCCATCGACGTCGAGGAGGCCGATTTCGACCGGGTCTTCGCCGTCAATGTCAAAGGCAGCTGGCTCGCGGCCAAACACTTCATTCCGCATATGCGCGAGATCGGTCGCGGCTCGGTGGTGCTGTTCTCGTCCACCGCCGGGCTCGTGGGCTCGCCGCGGCTCTCGGTCTATTCGGCCTCGAAGGGGGCGGTGACGCTGCTGACCCGCAGCCTTGCCCGCAACCACGCGGCCGAGAACATCCGCGTCAACTGCGTCTGCCCCGGCACGATCGACACGGCCATGGCCTATGCCCCCATCGCCCAGGCGGGCGATGCCGCGGCTCAGGCCGAAGCCGAGGCCTTCCAGAAGGCCCAGCATCCGATGAACCGTTTCGGCACGGCCGACGAGGTCGCCGCCGCTGTCGCCTATCTCCTGAGCGATGCCGCAGGCTTCACCACCGGCGTCGCTCTGCCCGTCGATGGAGGCCGCGTTGCCTGA
- the yqjG gene encoding Glutathionyl-hydroquinone reductase YqjG, with amino-acid sequence MGIMIDGVWHDDDRAMLDSEGRMQRPASVFRNWVTPDGAPGPSGRGGFKAEPGRYHLVVARACPWAHRTTIMRALKGLDDMVGLSVTHWLMAEKGWTFAPGPGVTAEPLIGAACLHEIYRAANPAYTGRVTVPVLWDKATATIVSNESAEIIRMFNSAFDGVGAAVGDYYPQALRAEIDALNTRIYETLNNGVYRAGFAGSQAAYDEAIGPLFATLDWLEEILSRQRYLAGDRLTEADLRLVTTLFRFDPVYVGHFKCNMKRLVDYPALWAYTRALYQMPGIAATTDFDHIKRHYYESHRRINPTGIVPRGPLVDFSEPASR; translated from the coding sequence ATGGGCATCATGATCGACGGCGTCTGGCACGACGACGACCGGGCCATGCTCGACAGTGAGGGGCGCATGCAGCGTCCGGCTTCCGTATTCCGCAACTGGGTGACGCCGGACGGCGCGCCCGGCCCGAGCGGGCGGGGCGGCTTCAAGGCGGAGCCCGGCCGCTACCACCTCGTCGTCGCGCGCGCCTGCCCCTGGGCGCACCGCACGACCATCATGCGGGCCTTGAAGGGGCTCGACGACATGGTCGGCCTTTCGGTGACCCACTGGCTGATGGCCGAGAAAGGCTGGACCTTCGCGCCGGGACCGGGCGTCACCGCCGAGCCGCTGATCGGGGCGGCCTGCCTCCACGAGATCTATCGTGCCGCCAATCCTGCCTATACCGGCCGGGTCACGGTGCCGGTTCTCTGGGACAAGGCGACGGCGACGATCGTCAGCAATGAATCCGCCGAGATCATCCGCATGTTCAACAGCGCCTTCGACGGCGTCGGCGCTGCGGTCGGCGACTATTATCCGCAGGCGCTCAGGGCCGAGATCGACGCCCTCAACACCCGCATCTACGAAACCCTCAACAACGGCGTCTACCGCGCCGGTTTCGCCGGCAGCCAGGCGGCCTATGACGAGGCGATCGGCCCGCTTTTCGCGACGCTCGACTGGCTCGAGGAGATCCTGTCGCGCCAGCGCTATCTGGCCGGCGACCGGCTGACCGAGGCGGACCTCAGGCTGGTCACCACGCTCTTCCGTTTCGATCCCGTCTATGTCGGCCACTTCAAGTGCAACATGAAGCGGCTCGTCGATTACCCCGCGCTCTGGGCCTATACCCGCGCGCTGTACCAGATGCCCGGCATCGCCGCGACGACCGATTTCGACCACATCAAGCGGCACTATTACGAGAGCCACCGGCGCATCAACCCGACCGGCATCGTGCCGCGGGGGCCGCTCGTTGATTTTTCCGAGCCAGCCTCCCGTTGA